One window of the Procambarus clarkii isolate CNS0578487 unplaced genomic scaffold, FALCON_Pclarkii_2.0 HiC_scaffold_146, whole genome shotgun sequence genome contains the following:
- the LOC138361021 gene encoding pre-mRNA-splicing factor 38B-like: MQEKTKESRSRKRPKSQETGRDQRVQNQEETKESRSRKRPKCPEVGRDQRVQKQEDTKESTSRKRPKSPEAGRDQKVQKQEETKKSRCRKRQKSPEAGRDQRVKKQEETKEKTPKSPQAGRDQRVQKQEETKKSRSRKRLKSPDAGRDKRVQKQEETKESRNRKRPKSPETGRDQRVQKQEETKESRSRKRPKSPEEGRD; encoded by the exons atgcAGGaaaagaccaaagagtccagaagcaggaagagaccaaagagtcaagaaacaggaagagaccaaagagtccagaaccaggaagagaccaaagagtccagaagcaggaagagaccaaagtgtCCAGAagtaggaagagaccaaagagtccagaagcaggaagacacCAAAGAGTCcacaagcaggaagagaccaaagagtccagaagcaggaagagaccaaaaagtccagaagcaggaagagactaaAAAGTCCAGATGCAGGAAGAGacaaaagagtccagaagcaggaagagaccaaagagtcaagaaacaggaagagaccaaaga gaagacacCAAAGAGTCcacaagcaggaagagaccaaagagtccagaagcaggaagagaccaaaaagtccagaagcaggaagagactaaAAAGTCCAGATGCAGGAAGAGacaaaagagtccagaagcaggaagagaccaaagagtcaagaaacaggaagagaccaaagagtccagaaacaggaagagaccaaagagtccagaagcaggaagagaccaaagagtccagaagcaggaagagaccaaagagtccagaagaagGAAGAGACTAA